In Kitasatospora gansuensis, a genomic segment contains:
- a CDS encoding dihydroorotase, which produces MTSYLIRNAQILGGTPQDLYLADGVIADIGTGLTVEADVDIDARGLIVLPGLVDLHTHLRQPGKEDAETVLTGTQAAAKGGYTAVHAMANTTPTADNPAVVELVHQLGKDSGYCDVHPVGAVTVGLEGKELAELDGMHRSAAGVKVFSDDGKCVDDAALMRAALEYVKTVDGVVAQHAQEPRLTEGAQMNEGTVSAELGLPGWPAVAEEAIIARDVLLASHLGARLHVCHLSTKGSVEIVRWAKAQGWDVTAEVTPHHLLLTDELVRTEDAVFKVNPPLRTEADVHALRAALADGTIDAVATDHAPHPDADKDCAWAVAAMGMVGLETALSVVQQSMVETGLLNWEGVADRMSHRPARIGRLTGQGRPVSVGEPANLVLFDPGYRGTVTADTFATRSRNTPFKGLELPGRVHATFLRGEATVLAGELAELGGAK; this is translated from the coding sequence GTGACCAGCTATCTGATCCGCAACGCCCAGATCCTCGGCGGCACCCCGCAGGACCTGTACCTCGCCGACGGCGTGATCGCCGACATCGGCACCGGCCTGACCGTCGAGGCCGACGTCGACATCGACGCCCGCGGCCTGATCGTGCTGCCCGGCCTGGTGGACCTGCACACCCACCTGCGCCAGCCCGGCAAGGAGGACGCCGAGACCGTCCTGACGGGCACTCAGGCCGCCGCCAAGGGCGGCTACACCGCCGTGCACGCGATGGCCAACACCACCCCGACCGCCGACAACCCCGCCGTGGTCGAGCTGGTCCACCAGCTCGGCAAGGACTCCGGCTACTGCGACGTGCACCCGGTCGGTGCCGTCACGGTCGGCCTGGAGGGCAAGGAGCTGGCCGAGCTGGACGGCATGCACCGCTCGGCGGCCGGCGTGAAGGTCTTCTCGGACGACGGCAAGTGCGTGGACGACGCGGCGCTGATGCGCGCCGCGCTGGAGTACGTGAAGACCGTCGACGGCGTGGTGGCCCAGCACGCCCAGGAGCCCCGGCTGACCGAGGGCGCCCAGATGAACGAGGGCACCGTCTCCGCCGAGCTCGGCCTGCCCGGCTGGCCCGCGGTGGCGGAGGAGGCGATCATCGCCCGGGACGTGCTGCTCGCCTCGCACCTCGGGGCCCGGCTGCACGTCTGCCACCTGTCGACCAAGGGCTCGGTGGAGATCGTCCGCTGGGCCAAGGCCCAGGGCTGGGACGTCACCGCCGAGGTGACGCCGCACCACCTGCTGCTCACCGACGAGCTGGTGCGCACCGAGGACGCCGTCTTCAAGGTCAACCCGCCGCTGCGCACCGAGGCCGACGTGCACGCGCTGCGCGCCGCGCTGGCCGACGGCACCATCGACGCGGTGGCCACCGACCACGCGCCGCACCCGGACGCCGACAAGGACTGCGCCTGGGCGGTCGCCGCGATGGGCATGGTCGGTCTGGAGACCGCGCTCTCGGTGGTGCAGCAGAGCATGGTCGAGACCGGCCTGCTGAACTGGGAGGGCGTCGCGGACCGGATGTCGCACCGCCCGGCCCGGATCGGCCGGCTGACCGGCCAGGGGCGTCCCGTCTCGGTCGGCGAGCCTGCCAACCTGGTGCTCTTCGATCCCGGCTACCGTGGGACCGTGACTGCCGACACCTTCGCCACCCGTAGCCGTAACACCCCGTTCAAGGGCCTCGAGCTGCCCGGGAGGGTGCACGCCACCTTCCTGCGCGGCGAGGCCACCGTGCTGGCGGGCGAGCTCGCCGAGCTGGGCGGGGCGAAGTGA
- a CDS encoding phosphatidylinositol-specific phospholipase C domain-containing protein translates to MAPPKSRSPRAARAALVLAVLAAPVAVTHPASADTVPTAVNPQNWMSGVGGETPLSAMTVPGTHETMAIHGGMFVQTQYDYGDSGATLGHQLDSGIRAIDIRVRVVDGGFTIHHGAYYQNAVFDDVLGQARNFLAAHSSETILLRLHAECGGDTLASPTSCVDQPWKATQAERMAILDRYVEQNKDLFYDKSVVKPTPAEGGLYYYHQAEIPKLSEVRGKIVLTNFEGPGGGDYGYGIKDYKSHLGDLDQPASIEQKWDAVRTHLDEAALSNSGMYVTYTSASTVAHTPDGFANGESRMIGPRERVKIEGVNSKLSGYLGSPDVTKHLGVVMMDFPTGSVIDPLISRNLSLAGPNKPVFHATPPSRYSLENAYSYLAGDLDRYGSGSALRVPQSYRGGYFDDPRFGPDGFQASFTYDNALVVAAFLQRGNSEDIGRATALGDSLLYAQAHDIVPDGRLRASYEPNPFVTASGAPYVGGFSVYTGNMAWAGLTFTRLYHVTGQQRFLDGALKAANWIQANAADSRGAGGYTGGLRNDDETGAEMIPLRWKATEHNIDTGAFFRMLAQVTGDGVWQSRSDNAFAFVRTMQAANGHLWTGTGLDGVTINEDVEPEDVQTWSYLATKDPAYAPAIDWTAGRMAATDGGFSGVSFSGADTSKVWFEGTAHLAAAYRARNAPGDADKATTLLATIAAAQTNAPNNDGRGIVAASSDGLNTGEGDIYYAALHTGATAWYLIAAQGGNPFVL, encoded by the coding sequence GTGGCTCCACCGAAGTCCCGCTCTCCCCGGGCGGCCCGCGCCGCCCTGGTCCTCGCCGTCCTGGCGGCACCCGTGGCCGTGACGCACCCCGCCTCGGCGGACACCGTCCCGACCGCGGTGAACCCGCAGAACTGGATGTCCGGCGTCGGGGGCGAGACCCCGCTCAGCGCCATGACCGTCCCGGGCACGCACGAGACGATGGCGATCCACGGCGGCATGTTCGTCCAGACCCAGTACGACTACGGCGACAGCGGGGCGACCCTCGGGCACCAGCTGGACAGCGGCATCCGGGCCATCGACATCCGGGTCCGGGTGGTCGACGGCGGGTTCACCATCCACCACGGCGCGTACTACCAGAACGCGGTCTTCGACGACGTGCTCGGCCAGGCGCGGAACTTCCTGGCGGCCCACAGCAGCGAGACGATCCTGCTGCGCCTCCACGCGGAGTGCGGGGGCGACACCCTGGCCTCGCCGACCAGCTGCGTGGACCAGCCGTGGAAGGCGACCCAGGCCGAGCGGATGGCGATCCTCGACCGGTACGTCGAGCAGAACAAGGACCTCTTCTACGACAAGTCGGTCGTCAAGCCCACCCCGGCCGAGGGCGGTCTCTACTACTACCACCAGGCGGAGATCCCCAAGCTCTCCGAGGTGCGCGGCAAGATCGTGCTCACCAACTTCGAAGGGCCCGGCGGGGGCGACTACGGCTACGGGATCAAGGACTACAAGAGCCACCTCGGCGACCTGGACCAGCCCGCGAGCATCGAGCAGAAGTGGGACGCCGTCCGGACCCATCTGGACGAGGCCGCGCTGTCGAACAGTGGCATGTACGTCACCTACACCTCCGCTTCCACGGTCGCGCACACGCCGGACGGCTTCGCCAACGGCGAGTCCCGCATGATCGGCCCGCGCGAGCGCGTGAAGATCGAGGGCGTCAACAGCAAGCTGAGCGGCTACCTCGGCAGCCCGGACGTCACCAAGCACCTCGGCGTCGTCATGATGGACTTCCCCACCGGGAGCGTCATCGACCCGCTGATCAGCCGCAACCTCTCCCTCGCGGGCCCGAACAAGCCGGTCTTCCACGCCACACCGCCGTCCCGGTACTCGCTGGAGAACGCGTACTCCTACCTGGCCGGTGACCTCGACCGGTACGGCAGCGGCAGTGCCCTGCGGGTCCCGCAGAGCTACCGGGGCGGCTACTTCGACGACCCCCGCTTCGGCCCGGACGGCTTCCAGGCCAGCTTCACCTACGACAACGCGCTGGTGGTCGCGGCCTTCTTGCAGCGCGGCAACTCCGAGGACATCGGCCGCGCCACGGCCCTCGGCGACAGCCTGCTCTACGCCCAGGCCCACGACATCGTGCCCGACGGCCGGCTGCGCGCCTCGTACGAGCCCAACCCCTTCGTCACCGCCTCCGGCGCACCGTACGTCGGCGGCTTCTCGGTCTACACCGGCAACATGGCCTGGGCCGGCCTGACCTTCACCAGGCTCTACCACGTCACCGGCCAACAGCGGTTCCTGGACGGCGCGTTGAAGGCCGCCAACTGGATCCAGGCCAACGCGGCGGACAGCCGGGGCGCGGGCGGCTACACCGGGGGCCTGCGCAACGATGACGAGACCGGGGCGGAGATGATCCCGCTCCGCTGGAAGGCCACCGAACACAACATCGACACCGGCGCGTTCTTCCGGATGCTCGCCCAGGTCACCGGGGACGGCGTCTGGCAGAGCCGCTCCGACAACGCCTTCGCCTTCGTCCGTACCATGCAGGCCGCCAACGGCCACCTGTGGACGGGCACCGGCCTGGACGGCGTCACGATCAACGAGGACGTCGAGCCCGAGGACGTCCAGACCTGGAGCTACCTGGCCACCAAGGACCCGGCGTACGCGCCCGCCATCGACTGGACGGCGGGGCGGATGGCCGCCACCGACGGCGGCTTCTCCGGCGTCAGCTTCAGCGGGGCGGACACCAGCAAGGTCTGGTTCGAGGGCACCGCGCACCTGGCCGCCGCCTACCGGGCCCGCAACGCCCCGGGCGACGCCGACAAGGCGACCACCCTGCTGGCCACCATCGCGGCGGCCCAGACCAACGCCCCCAACAACGACGGCCGCGGCATCGTCGCCGCCTCCAGCGACGGCCTGAACACCGGGGAGGGCGACATCTACTACGCGGCCCTGCACACCGGCGCCACCGCGTGGTACCTGATCGCCGCGCAGGGCGGGAACCCGTTCGTCCTCTAG
- a CDS encoding winged helix-turn-helix transcriptional regulator, translating to MPRRGGPGDDNCAIAQSLDVVGDAWTLLVLRDVARGLHRFDQLQHELGLSRKVLTERLHLLVDAEVLAREPYQDRPPRYEYRLTPRGRALLPVLVALQDWGDTWLLGPGEVTATTAETSREAERVHALTGTRVPELLLTDTTGQPRDPVAGPTVLYCFPGAFVRPESYPPGWGAVPGAAGCTLESRTYQARLAEFAAVGATVHGVSTQRTDEQRAFAEAEGLDFPLLSDAGLELTAALRLPTIRAGGTTRLKRLTLVIGPDRVIRSVRYPIPDILESVDDALLTARELTR from the coding sequence ATGCCCAGACGGGGTGGCCCGGGCGACGACAACTGCGCGATCGCCCAGTCCTTGGACGTGGTCGGCGACGCCTGGACGCTGCTGGTGCTGCGCGACGTGGCGCGCGGACTGCACCGCTTCGACCAGCTGCAACACGAACTCGGCCTGTCCCGCAAGGTCCTGACGGAGCGTCTGCACCTGCTGGTGGACGCCGAGGTACTGGCCCGCGAGCCCTACCAGGACCGGCCGCCCCGGTACGAGTACCGGCTCACCCCGCGCGGCCGGGCCCTGCTGCCGGTGCTGGTCGCCCTGCAGGACTGGGGCGACACCTGGCTGCTCGGCCCCGGCGAGGTGACCGCCACCACCGCCGAGACCTCCCGGGAGGCCGAGCGGGTGCACGCCCTGACCGGCACCCGGGTGCCCGAGCTGCTGCTCACCGACACCACCGGGCAGCCGCGCGACCCGGTCGCCGGCCCCACCGTCCTCTACTGCTTCCCCGGCGCCTTCGTCCGCCCGGAGTCCTACCCGCCCGGCTGGGGCGCCGTGCCCGGCGCGGCGGGCTGCACGCTGGAGTCCCGGACCTACCAGGCGCGGCTGGCCGAGTTCGCCGCCGTGGGCGCCACCGTGCACGGGGTCTCCACCCAGCGCACCGACGAGCAGCGCGCCTTCGCCGAGGCGGAGGGCCTGGACTTCCCGCTGCTCTCCGACGCCGGCCTGGAACTCACCGCCGCCCTGCGCCTGCCCACCATCCGGGCCGGCGGCACCACCCGGCTCAAGCGCCTCACCCTGGTGATCGGCCCCGACCGGGTGATCCGCTCGGTGCGCTACCCGATCCCGGACATCCTGGAGAGCGTCGACGACGCCCTGCTGACGGCCCGTGAGCTCACGCGGTAG
- the efp gene encoding elongation factor P, with protein sequence MASTNDLKNGMVLKLDGGKLWSVVEFQHVKPGKGPAFVRTKLKEVLTGKVVDKTFNAGTKVETASVDKRGMQFSYKDGEQFVFMDTDTYDQIMVDPKVVGDAANYLLEGFEALVAMYEGAAIYIELPASVELVISHTEPGVQGDRSTGGSKPATLETGAEIAVPLFIVTGEKIKVDTRDGSYLGRVK encoded by the coding sequence GTGGCTTCCACGAACGATCTCAAGAACGGCATGGTTCTCAAGCTGGACGGCGGCAAGCTGTGGTCCGTCGTCGAGTTCCAGCACGTCAAGCCCGGTAAGGGCCCGGCCTTCGTGCGCACGAAGCTCAAGGAGGTCCTGACCGGCAAGGTCGTCGACAAGACCTTCAACGCCGGCACCAAGGTCGAGACCGCCAGCGTCGACAAGCGCGGCATGCAGTTCTCGTACAAGGACGGCGAGCAGTTCGTGTTCATGGACACGGACACCTACGACCAGATCATGGTCGACCCGAAGGTCGTCGGCGACGCCGCCAACTACCTGCTGGAGGGCTTCGAGGCCCTGGTCGCGATGTACGAGGGCGCCGCCATCTACATCGAGCTCCCGGCCTCGGTCGAGCTGGTCATCTCGCACACCGAGCCCGGCGTGCAGGGCGACCGCTCCACCGGTGGCTCCAAGCCGGCCACCCTGGAGACCGGCGCCGAGATCGCCGTCCCGCTCTTCATCGTCACCGGCGAGAAGATCAAGGTCGACACCCGTGACGGCAGCTACCTGGGCCGGGTCAAGTAA
- the bldD gene encoding transcriptional regulator BldD produces the protein MSSDYAKQLGAKLRAIRTQQGLSLHGVEEKSQGRWKAVVVGSYERGDRAVTVQRLAELAEFYGVPVQELLPGGTPGGAAEPPPRLVLDLERLTQVPSEKAGPLQRYAATIQSQRGDYNGKVLSIRQDDLRTLAVIYDQSPSILTEQLISWGVLNPDARRAVRDEDAG, from the coding sequence ATGTCCAGCGACTACGCGAAGCAGCTCGGGGCCAAGCTCCGGGCGATCCGCACTCAGCAGGGGCTCTCCCTGCACGGCGTCGAGGAGAAGTCCCAGGGGCGCTGGAAGGCCGTGGTGGTCGGCTCGTACGAGCGTGGGGACCGCGCGGTCACGGTGCAGCGCCTCGCCGAGCTGGCCGAGTTCTACGGCGTGCCGGTGCAGGAGCTGCTGCCCGGCGGTACGCCCGGTGGTGCGGCCGAGCCGCCGCCGCGCCTGGTGCTCGACCTGGAGAGACTGACCCAGGTGCCGTCCGAGAAGGCCGGTCCGCTCCAGCGTTACGCCGCCACCATCCAGAGCCAGCGCGGGGACTACAACGGCAAGGTGCTGTCGATCCGTCAGGACGACCTGCGCACCCTGGCCGTGATCTACGACCAGTCCCCCTCGATCCTCACCGAGCAGCTGATCAGCTGGGGCGTGCTGAACCCGGACGCGCGCCGCGCGGTGCGGGACGAGGACGCCGGCTGA
- the rpsR gene encoding 30S ribosomal protein S18 gives MRTPAKPRPNPLFAAKISYIDYKDTDLLRKFISDRGKIRSRRVTRLTVQQQRAMARAIKNAREMALLPYASGGR, from the coding sequence ATGCGAACGCCCGCCAAGCCCCGCCCGAACCCGCTGTTCGCGGCGAAGATCAGCTACATCGACTACAAGGACACCGATCTGCTCCGGAAGTTCATCTCCGACCGGGGCAAAATCCGCAGTCGCCGGGTGACCCGGCTGACGGTCCAGCAGCAGCGCGCGATGGCCCGCGCGATCAAGAACGCCCGTGAGATGGCGCTGCTGCCGTACGCCTCCGGCGGCCGGTAG
- the nusB gene encoding transcription antitermination factor NusB, with protein sequence MSAARTKARTRAFQILFEADHRGVDPQRVLADWIARSREPKPDEGIPQVAEYTMQLIEGYVQHARKIDDLISTYAVGWTLDRMPIADRNVLRLGTYELIWEDGVPDAVVLDEAVEIAKEYSTDDSPAFVNGLLARFLELKPTIRRD encoded by the coding sequence GTGTCAGCTGCGCGCACCAAGGCCCGTACGCGGGCCTTCCAGATCCTCTTCGAGGCCGACCACCGTGGTGTCGACCCGCAGCGGGTGCTCGCCGACTGGATCGCGCGCTCGCGCGAGCCCAAGCCGGACGAGGGCATCCCGCAGGTGGCCGAGTACACCATGCAGTTGATCGAGGGATACGTCCAGCACGCCAGGAAGATCGACGACCTGATCTCCACCTACGCGGTGGGCTGGACCCTGGACCGGATGCCGATCGCGGACCGCAACGTCCTGCGCCTCGGCACCTACGAGCTGATCTGGGAGGACGGCGTCCCGGACGCGGTCGTCCTGGACGAGGCCGTCGAGATCGCCAAGGAGTACTCCACGGACGACTCCCCGGCCTTCGTGAACGGTCTGCTCGCCCGCTTCCTGGAGCTCAAGCCGACCATCCGTCGCGACTGA
- a CDS encoding M24 family metallopeptidase, whose product MVEAYAARRERLRAHCSASGADAALITRAANVRYLTGCAPCGATLLLTRERAVLALPEDLPPDDTGEHRLPDDPEVARLPVPEGTDTALAAAEAAARLRVRDLAVEEHDLTVSRHRRIAGLAEGVELTDLARAVEQLRVVKDEHEIADLRIAAEIADQALGELLESILVGRTERHLAMELERRMIDHGADQAAFPVSVGTGSHSGLEFHLPTDRRVEEGDFLTVVLGAQYRGYGVSTARTFVIGAAPAPWQVELHRLVFRAQRAAREALGPGVPQHAPDQAAREILQSGGYAESSLHPLGHGIGLEIREAPRLGPADMGKLDNRVPVTVGPGVHIPGKGGVRIEDTLVVRPLEEGGPELLTITTKELLAL is encoded by the coding sequence ATGGTTGAGGCATACGCGGCACGGCGCGAGCGGCTGAGGGCACACTGCAGTGCCTCCGGGGCCGACGCCGCGCTGATCACCCGAGCTGCGAACGTCCGCTACCTCACCGGCTGCGCCCCCTGCGGGGCCACCCTGTTGCTCACCAGGGAGCGCGCCGTCCTGGCGCTCCCCGAGGACCTGCCGCCGGACGACACCGGCGAACACCGGCTGCCGGACGACCCCGAGGTGGCCCGGCTGCCGGTGCCCGAGGGCACCGACACCGCGCTGGCCGCCGCCGAGGCGGCGGCCCGGCTGCGGGTCCGGGACCTCGCGGTCGAGGAGCACGACCTGACGGTCAGCCGGCACCGCAGGATCGCCGGGCTGGCCGAGGGCGTCGAGCTGACCGACCTGGCCCGGGCGGTCGAACAGCTGCGCGTCGTCAAGGACGAGCACGAGATCGCCGACCTGCGGATCGCCGCCGAGATCGCCGACCAGGCGCTCGGCGAGCTGCTCGAGTCGATCCTGGTCGGCCGCACCGAGCGCCATCTCGCGATGGAGCTGGAGCGCCGCATGATCGACCACGGCGCGGACCAGGCGGCCTTCCCGGTCTCGGTCGGCACCGGCAGCCACTCCGGCCTGGAGTTCCACCTGCCCACCGACCGCCGGGTGGAGGAGGGCGACTTCCTGACCGTGGTGCTCGGCGCCCAGTACCGGGGCTACGGCGTCTCCACCGCCAGGACCTTCGTGATCGGGGCGGCCCCGGCGCCCTGGCAGGTGGAGCTGCACCGGCTGGTGTTCCGGGCCCAACGGGCCGCCCGGGAGGCGCTCGGCCCGGGCGTTCCGCAGCACGCACCGGACCAGGCGGCCCGCGAGATCCTCCAGTCCGGGGGGTACGCGGAGAGCTCTCTGCACCCGCTCGGTCACGGCATCGGCCTGGAGATCCGGGAGGCGCCGCGTCTCGGGCCCGCGGACATGGGTAAACTGGACAATCGCGTGCCGGTCACCGTCGGTCCCGGGGTACACATCCCGGGTAAGGGTGGGGTCCGGATCGAGGACACGCTCGTGGTCCGTCCCCTCGAAGAGGGTGGTCCCGAGCTGCTCACCATCACTACCAAGGAGCTCCTCGCGCTGTAG
- a CDS encoding PH-like domain-containing protein — translation MVGLAILVGLVYWLMRQGWNWRRTLQSDLPPLPELPADPGAALLETTGRYHGSTTAGNWLDRVVAHGLGTRSLAELTLTERGLLVRRPGDVDFWIPAGSLTAARTDSGIAGKVVPGGLLVITWTNEGTALDSGFRADHAEQHTAWVEAVEALVTRRTTKTKKTEEAIS, via the coding sequence ATGGTCGGGCTGGCCATCCTGGTCGGGCTCGTCTACTGGCTGATGCGGCAGGGCTGGAACTGGCGCCGCACCCTGCAGTCCGACCTGCCGCCGCTGCCGGAGCTGCCCGCAGACCCGGGCGCCGCGCTGCTGGAGACCACCGGGCGCTACCACGGCTCCACCACCGCCGGGAACTGGCTGGACCGGGTCGTCGCGCACGGCCTGGGGACCCGCAGCCTGGCCGAACTGACCCTGACCGAGCGGGGCCTGCTGGTCCGTCGCCCCGGTGACGTGGACTTCTGGATCCCGGCCGGGAGCCTGACGGCGGCCCGGACCGACTCCGGGATCGCGGGCAAGGTCGTCCCCGGCGGGCTGCTGGTCATCACCTGGACGAACGAAGGCACCGCGCTGGACTCCGGCTTCCGGGCCGACCACGCCGAGCAGCACACCGCCTGGGTCGAGGCGGTCGAAGCTCTGGTGACACGACGTACGACGAAGACGAAGAAGACGGAAGAGGCCATCTCATGA
- the rpmF gene encoding 50S ribosomal protein L32: protein MAVPKRKLSRSNTRHRRANWKAVAPQLTPVTVDGRELLVPRHLVRAYQRGLLTP from the coding sequence ATGGCCGTCCCCAAGCGCAAGCTCTCCCGCAGCAACACCCGCCACCGCCGGGCCAACTGGAAGGCCGTCGCCCCGCAGCTGACCCCGGTCACCGTCGACGGGCGCGAGCTGCTGGTCCCGCGCCACCTGGTCCGCGCCTACCAGCGGGGACTGCTGACCCCGTGA
- the pyrR gene encoding bifunctional pyr operon transcriptional regulator/uracil phosphoribosyltransferase PyrR: protein MTTRIDTARPPHQVLDATDVARVITRIAHEIVERAKGAEDVVLLGIHTRGVHLARRLHAKLAQITGRDIPLGTLDITMYRDDLQLKPARAAEHTEIPPGGIEGKLVILVDDVLFSGRTIRAALDALSDIGRPRAVQLAVLVDRGHRELPIRADYVGKNLPTSLREAVQVQLSDVDGRDAVLVGDRDYAARSSQALATQRSGE, encoded by the coding sequence ATGACCACACGCATCGATACCGCGCGTCCACCGCACCAGGTGCTGGACGCCACCGACGTGGCCCGGGTGATCACCCGGATCGCACACGAGATCGTCGAGCGCGCCAAGGGCGCGGAGGACGTCGTGCTGCTCGGCATCCACACCCGTGGAGTGCACCTCGCCCGCCGTCTGCACGCCAAGCTGGCGCAGATCACCGGTCGCGACATACCCCTCGGCACCCTGGACATCACGATGTACCGGGACGACCTCCAGCTGAAGCCGGCCCGCGCGGCCGAACACACCGAGATCCCGCCCGGCGGGATCGAGGGCAAGCTGGTGATCCTGGTCGACGACGTGCTGTTCTCCGGCCGCACCATCCGGGCCGCGCTCGACGCGCTCAGCGACATCGGCCGCCCGCGCGCCGTGCAGCTGGCCGTGCTGGTCGACCGCGGCCACCGCGAACTGCCGATCCGGGCCGACTACGTGGGCAAGAACCTGCCGACCTCGCTGCGCGAGGCGGTCCAGGTGCAGCTCTCCGACGTGGACGGCCGGGACGCCGTCCTGGTCGGGGACCGCGACTACGCGGCCCGGTCCTCGCAGGCCCTCGCCACCCAGCGCTCCGGGGAGTAG
- a CDS encoding thioesterase family protein, protein MTTATRSEFDQGIALSPAGPGRYAGELGEGWQIGGGVNGGLLLAVAGHALSLEHPEHPDPVSISGYYLSASVPGPVEVRTETVRRGRSLSTGTASLHQDGEERLRVLATYGDLDAQAGEVRTSAVPFEMPPPEECIGVEHAPKQLIEQAALLERFDLRLDPATVGWAVGAPSGNGCIQGWFRLADGREPDPLQLLLVADALPPVTFDLGLPGWAPTIELTVHLRARPAAGWLRVRHATRNLAGGYFEEDAEVWDSTGRLVAQSRQLARAPRG, encoded by the coding sequence ATGACCACCGCGACACGCAGCGAGTTCGACCAGGGCATCGCCCTCAGCCCCGCCGGGCCGGGCCGGTACGCCGGAGAGCTCGGCGAGGGCTGGCAGATCGGCGGCGGGGTCAACGGCGGCCTGCTGCTCGCGGTCGCGGGCCACGCCCTGTCACTGGAGCACCCCGAGCACCCGGACCCGGTCTCGATCAGCGGCTACTACCTCTCGGCCTCGGTGCCAGGGCCGGTGGAGGTGCGGACCGAGACGGTGCGGCGCGGGCGTTCGCTGTCGACCGGGACTGCTTCGCTCCATCAGGACGGCGAGGAGCGGCTGCGGGTGCTCGCCACGTACGGAGACCTGGACGCGCAGGCGGGGGAGGTGCGGACCAGCGCCGTGCCGTTCGAGATGCCGCCGCCGGAGGAGTGCATCGGCGTCGAGCACGCGCCGAAGCAGCTGATCGAGCAGGCCGCGCTGCTGGAGCGGTTCGACCTGCGGCTGGACCCGGCGACGGTCGGCTGGGCGGTCGGCGCACCGTCCGGGAACGGGTGCATCCAGGGCTGGTTCCGGCTGGCGGATGGGCGGGAGCCCGACCCGTTGCAGCTGCTGCTGGTCGCGGACGCGCTGCCGCCGGTGACCTTCGACCTCGGCCTGCCGGGATGGGCGCCGACCATCGAACTGACGGTCCACCTGCGGGCCCGCCCCGCGGCGGGCTGGCTCCGGGTCAGGCACGCCACCCGGAACCTGGCCGGCGGCTACTTCGAGGAGGACGCCGAGGTGTGGGACTCCACCGGGCGCCTGGTCGCCCAGTCGCGGCAGCTGGCCCGGGCGCCGCGCGGATAG